The Buchnera aphidicola (Brachycaudus cardui) genomic sequence TTAGTTTCTTATCAAACTTTATGGTTGAAATCACATTATCCTGCTGAATTTATGGCTGCAGCTATGACATCTGATATAGATAATACAGAAAAAATTGTTATTTTAGCGAACGAAACTCTTCGTATGGGAGTAAAAATTATACCTCCAAATGTTAATTTAAGTAGATATGAGTTTTATGTAAATGATCAAAGAAATGTAGTTTATGGTATGGGAGCTATTAAAGGAATAGGAGAGAATTCAGTTCGAAATATTATTGAAGAACGAGAAAAAAATGGTATTTTTATAGATTTATTTGATCTTTGTATGCGTGTTGATTCTAATAAAATAACACATCGAATATTAGAAAAATTGATAATGTCTGGTAGTTGTGATTGTTTTAAAACACCTCGAAATTATTTACTTAAATCAATTGATGATGCTATGAAAGCTTCAAAAGAATCAATAAGAATTAGAAATTTTAAACAAGAGAGTCTTTTTGGTTGTTTTAAAGATGAATTAAAACAAGTAAAAAAAAATAATTTCTTTAATTTAATACATTCTAAAACACAAGAATTAGATAATGAATACCAAGTATTAGGATTTTATTTAACAGGTCATCCTATTGATCAGTATACAACAGAACTAAAGCACTATATTAATAATTTAACATTATCACAATTGCAAGGTATTAAAAAAAATACACAAATTCTAGTAGCAGGAGTAATAGTGTCTATAAAAATAAAAACTACTAAAAATAAAAATCGTATAGCTATTTTAATATTAGATGATAATACTAGTCGTTTAGAAGTAGTAGTTTTTACAGATTTATTAAACTTACATGAACACTTATTAAAATTAAATAAAATTGTACTTATAAAAGGTCTTTTAAATATTAGTTTTGTCAATAAAAGTATTAAAATGACTGCTTCTGATATTATGAATTTAAATATAGCACGAAAAAAATATATAAAAAAAATAATCATTATATTAGAGGAAGAAAAGACAGATATTTTATTTTTAAAAAAAATATATGCGTGTTTAGAAAAACAATCTAGAGGTTCTATTCCTATTTATATTTCTTATTTAAAAAAAAGAATTCATTTAAATGTAAAATTAAATAAGAAATGGTTTGTTCAAATTACTGATAATTTTTTAAATGAATTAAAAAATATAGTTGGTTCAAAAAATATTGAATTTAAATAGTATTTTTTATAATACTTTATTCTATACTTATAATAAGTATTATACTTTAAATATTTGGATTTTTTAATATTATAAAAAGTTCACTTTATAATATAATTATTGCATATATATTATGGTAAAAATTATATTATATAACTCGCAAAAAATATTAATTAGTGTAAAAAACACTGCGAGTTATTTTTTTATAGTTTTTTTGAAATATTCTTTATATAGAAATATAGTATTTTAATCAGTTAAAATTTTTTTATAAAAATATTAAGTTTATGTTTTAATTTTTTGAACTATAAAATTAATTATTTCTTTAATATGAACTAAAATAGTTTTTTTGTTTTTTCGTTCTCGATATTCAACATGATCATTAACTATAGAACGTATACCAATTACAATTTGATGAGGAATACCAACTAAATCCATTTCATTAAACATAATTCCTGGTTGTTCATTTCGATCATCTAATATTACATCTATTTCTTTTTTTTGAAGTTCTTGATATAAAATATCTGCTATACTTTTTATTTTAGAAGAATTTTTCATATTGATAGGCATAATAACTACTTGAAAAGGTGCAATAGAATCAGGCCAAATAATGCCATTTTCATCATGATTTTGCTCAATTACAGCGGCTACAATTCTTGTTATTCCTATACCATAACACCCCATATGTAAATTTTTTTGATTTCCATTACTTGCTGAAATAGATGTTTTCATTTTTTGAGAATATTGTTTTCCAAGTTGGAATATATGTCCTAGTTCAATACTTTTGTGAATATTTAAATATCCTTTTCCATTAGGATTTAAATCATTTTGTGTTACTTTACGAATATCTTGAATAATCGGAATAGGTAAATCTACATTCCAATTCGTATTAATAAAAAATTGATTCTTAATATTTGCACCAATAGTAAAATTTTTCATTTTATAAGTAGATATATCTGCAATAATGGGTATTTTTAATCCTAAAGGACCTAAAAATTGTTTTTTAACACCAATAAAGGAAATAATTTCTTTCTCATCAAGAAATACTAATGGTTTTTCAACCATATCAATTTTTTCTATTTTAAATGTATTTAATTCATGGTCTCCACGTATTAAGAGTGCAGCTATTGAATGCATGTATTTTTTTTTAATTCGTATTAATACAGTTTTAATTTGATTTTTTAAAGGAATTTTTAAGTCGTTAGCACTTATAATAGATTTTTTAGTTTTAACTTTTTTTTGAATCTTTGGAAACGGTTGTTTATGTTGTAAAAAATCCTTAGTTTCCATGCATTCAGCCATGTTCATATTTGAAGAATATGTTAAATCTTCAGAAAATACTATTTCATCTTCTCCATTACTAGATAAAGCTTGAAATTCATGCGAAATATTTCCTCCCATAGAACCTGAATCAGCTTTAACGACACGAAAATCTAACTGCATTTTTTTAAAAATATTTATATAACTATTGTAAAATTTATTATAAGTTTTTTCTAAGCAATCTTGGTTAATATGAAAAGAATAAGCATCTTTCATGGTAAATTCGCGTGTTCTAATAATTCCAAAACGTGGCCGAATTTCATCTCTAAATTTTGTTTGTATTTGATATATAATTAATGGTAATTGTTTATATGAATGAATTTCAGTTTTGATAAAGCTAGTTACAAGTTCTTCATTAGTTGGTCCTAAAATAAATTTATTTTTTCGGCGATCACAAAATTTTAATAATTCTTCTCCATATATTTTTAATCGTCCACTTTCTTGCCATAAAGATTGAGGTTGCATAATAGGCATTGATATTTCTAATGCATGTATTTTTTTCATCTCTTTTTGAATAATATTTTTTATTTTTCTTAGTACTCTTATCCCAGTAGGTAGCCAAACGTATAAGCCTGAAGATATTTTTCTAATCATACCGCTTCTTAGCATTAATTGATGACTGATGATTCTTGCATCATAAGGTATTTCTTTCAAAGTTGATAATAGATATTTACTTGTACGCATGTATTAATATCTCAAAAAATATAAGTTGTTATTAAATATTTATATTTAAAAACTTTGTTTTTAATTTTAAAGGATACTTTATCATATAATAAAATATGATATTAAATAATTTATTTTAAATAATAGATTTTAATATAACTAGTATTAGTACAGTAATTTTTACCTAGATTAAAAAATAATATACATAATTGTATTATTTTAAAAGAAATTAAATATAAAAATTTAGTATCATTTTATAAAAAATAAAATTTTCTTCTCAGAGGTGCTAATAAAATTAACTTGTTTTTTTTTAAATAGAGAGGTTTAATGAATTTTTTATAGATAAACAGTGGTTAAAAGTATTTAAAATGAATCATAATACAAATGAAGAAAAAACAGAAAATCCTACTGAGCATCGTATTAAAAAATCTCGTAAAAAAGGAAAAACAAGATATTCTCGTGAATTAAATTCCTTATTAGTTTTATTAGTAGGATTTATTAGTATATGGTGCTATAGAGATTGGATTTTTTCTACTTTTAGTCACATAATGGCTAATAGTTTTTATTTTAATAAAAATATTATAGATGATAATAATACTTTATTAAAAACATTATTTTTTTTAAAAGAAATACTATTTATTTTTTTTCCATTCTTAATATCTTTGTTAATTATAATTATAGTGCCTGCAATTTGTTTAAGTGGTATAAAATTAAATTTTCAATCATTAAGTTTTAATTTGACTAAATTAAATCCATTTCAGGGTTTGAAAAAAATATTTTCTTTTCAAATAATAATGGAATTCTTTAAAATAGTATTAAAGTTGTGTGTAGTGACCAGTATATCTTTTTTTTATTTATACGTTTCTTTTTCTGCAATATTATTTTTAATTAGTGAAAATCCTGTCTCTTCAATATGGCATGGATGTAATATAATTGCTGTATGTTGTATGTTAGTTATATTAGGATTATTTCCGATTGTTGCTTTTGATATTATTTTTCAAGAATTAAATCACTATAAAAAATTAAGAATGACTTATCAGGAAATAAAAGATGAATTAAGAGAAAAAGAAGGAAATCCAAGTATTAAAGCGAGAATTCGTCAAGAAATGAAAGCTACTATACGTCGAAGAATGCTTTCAGATATTCCTAAAGCTGACGTAATTATAACCAATCCTATACATTATTCAGTTGCTCTTCAATATAATGAAAAAAAAATGAATGCACCTAAAGTAATAGCTAAAGGAATCGGTGAAATTGCTCTTAAAATACAAGATTTAGCTCTTAAAAATAATATTTCTATTATTGCTGCACCATCGTTAGCTCGTGCATTATATCGTTATTCTGAAATAGGACAATATGTTCCAGGACCTCTTTATCAAGCTGTTGCAGAAGTTTTAGCATGGGTTTGGAAAGTACGAAAATGGAAAAAAGAAGGTGGTATTTTCCCTGAAAAACCTAAAAATATAATAGTTCCATCAGAATTTAATTTTACTGGAGAAATAAAAAATAATGATTAATTCTTCTTATTTTTTTCGCATTGTAAAAAATTTTAAAGCAATTCAATGGCAGATACTTGCAGGTCCAATACTTATTTTAATGATTTTATCAATGATGGTTTTGCCATTGGCTCCTTTTGTTTTAGATGTTTTTTTTACTTTTAATATTGCATTGTCAATAGTAATTTTACTCGTTTCTATGTTTACACGTCATACTTTAGAGTTTACTGCTTTTCCAACAGTATTGCTTTTTTCAACATTATTACGTTTAGCATTAAATGTAGCTTCTACTCGTGTTATTTTTTTAAATGGTCATACTGGAACTAATTCAGCAGGAAGAGTAATTGAGTCTTTTGGTCATTTTTTAGTAGGTGGAAATTTTGCTATTGGAATAGTTGTTTTTATAATTTTGGTTATTATTAATTTTATAGTTATTACTAAAGGAGCTAGTCGAATAGCGGAAGTGGGTGCAAGATTTATATTAGATGCTATGCCAGGAAAACAAATGGCAATTGATGCTGATTTAAATGCAGGTTTAATTGGAGAAGAAAAAGCAAAGAAACGTCGTATAAAAATAACACAAGAAGCTGATTTTTATGGTTCAATGGATGGTGCTAGTAAGTTTGTACGAGGTGATGCCATTGCTGGAATTTTAATAATGATTCTTAATATATTTGGAGGATTAATTATTGGTTTAATACAGCATCACATGGCTTTAAATAAAGCTGCAGAAGTTTATACATTGTTAACTATTGGAG encodes the following:
- a CDS encoding proline--tRNA ligase, encoding MRTSKYLLSTLKEIPYDARIISHQLMLRSGMIRKISSGLYVWLPTGIRVLRKIKNIIQKEMKKIHALEISMPIMQPQSLWQESGRLKIYGEELLKFCDRRKNKFILGPTNEELVTSFIKTEIHSYKQLPLIIYQIQTKFRDEIRPRFGIIRTREFTMKDAYSFHINQDCLEKTYNKFYNSYINIFKKMQLDFRVVKADSGSMGGNISHEFQALSSNGEDEIVFSEDLTYSSNMNMAECMETKDFLQHKQPFPKIQKKVKTKKSIISANDLKIPLKNQIKTVLIRIKKKYMHSIAALLIRGDHELNTFKIEKIDMVEKPLVFLDEKEIISFIGVKKQFLGPLGLKIPIIADISTYKMKNFTIGANIKNQFFINTNWNVDLPIPIIQDIRKVTQNDLNPNGKGYLNIHKSIELGHIFQLGKQYSQKMKTSISASNGNQKNLHMGCYGIGITRIVAAVIEQNHDENGIIWPDSIAPFQVVIMPINMKNSSKIKSIADILYQELQKKEIDVILDDRNEQPGIMFNEMDLVGIPHQIVIGIRSIVNDHVEYRERKNKKTILVHIKEIINFIVQKIKT
- the flhB gene encoding flagellar biosynthesis protein FlhB: MNHNTNEEKTENPTEHRIKKSRKKGKTRYSRELNSLLVLLVGFISIWCYRDWIFSTFSHIMANSFYFNKNIIDDNNTLLKTLFFLKEILFIFFPFLISLLIIIIVPAICLSGIKLNFQSLSFNLTKLNPFQGLKKIFSFQIIMEFFKIVLKLCVVTSISFFYLYVSFSAILFLISENPVSSIWHGCNIIAVCCMLVILGLFPIVAFDIIFQELNHYKKLRMTYQEIKDELREKEGNPSIKARIRQEMKATIRRRMLSDIPKADVIITNPIHYSVALQYNEKKMNAPKVIAKGIGEIALKIQDLALKNNISIIAAPSLARALYRYSEIGQYVPGPLYQAVAEVLAWVWKVRKWKKEGGIFPEKPKNIIVPSEFNFTGEIKNND